The Engystomops pustulosus chromosome 2, aEngPut4.maternal, whole genome shotgun sequence genomic interval GATTGGCGGGGTCATCGGCACCTTTCTCTATGAAATACTCATTGGGATTCATCATTCTGCCGACCAACAGGATGAGGATGAAGATGAGGACaaagaggagaatggaggacggcGTCATCCACCGGAGTATGAGCTGGTTCAGTCATCGGCTTAGGTCACGTGGTGGTCCCCTTGTAAAACTTTAagctgatggatttttttttttccccctaatgGGTCTTCAGTAGTCTTGGTATCAGCATTTGATTGGCTGCATCCAATCCTTTCCTTCTGTCTTGTCCTGATCTAGCCATGTGGCCAGGGTAGGTATCGGGTTTTAAGGCCGGGCCATAGGACTTCCTTTTGGTCCACAAATCCTCCTGAACATCAGACTGAAAGCTGTACATGGGGGTCCATAGTCACCAGTCTACAGCTTGAGCATGACCCTGGCTGCATCCTTCCTCGTAATATCTGTAATTTTTGGTGTTTATTTGGTGTGTGTGACtactttttaaaattgatttttatACATAGATTTTTTTACCTTTGATCAGTTCTTGATTTCAAAGAATTCTGCGGCGTTGCAAATTTTCAATAAAGTTAACAAGAAACTGGTTACGATTTGTTTTTATTTGGAgaacatgaattttttttttttcccatgtttGCACTGGACCCTTAGTGGCATCCACAATACATCAATCCTCTTTCCAAATAGTCTGACctgcattttttatatttatgcaaattgctGCATTGTTTGCTTCACCTGACCTGGTGGTTCTGTTCTAACCGGGTCAACCTTGTATCCTGCTATGTTCAGTACTATGGGAGTGGTCAAATTTTAGAACAGACTACATTGGTATCTCTGGCACTCATATTGACAGTCAACGAGGATGCTGGAGATACTAGAGCGTTGTGCTTGGCAATGTGACGCTCCCTGTGATGAATATAGGcctgatgtggggggggggggcattgtactCATCACCCACTTTCTCCAGCCTTATCTTGAATAGCCTAATTGAGTCAAAGCTAGAAGTTTCATGAACTTTCCGGGAGGTATAGCCTCAAGGTTTTCTTGAGACCTGCTGGCACCAACTGTTTCCCTCCACTCTTTAGACAAAGGAAATATTAATATCCCGgtcatggagttatggtccatcttgaCCAAAGGCCACATACCCTGGCAACCCCAATTCCAAACATGTATCGCACACCTGTGTCTTAACTGGGTTCTACCAAGAACTCCAAGTTTCTGGTCctgataccaggtaggaggggtCCTAGAGCCTTCCTATGTAGGTGTCTGCACCTATTCTAATCAGAGCACCACttggtatcatagtttatacggttgaaaaaacccccacatgtccatcaagttcaaccaagaagggaagggatttaggggaaacaattctatataacagaaccatcagtgttatttaggtgtaaaaaggcatctagacccttcttgaagctctctgctgtccctgctgtgaccagcgcctgagctctgctattccacagatttacagttctcatagtaaaaaagccctgtcacctccggtgattaaaccttgtttcctcCAGACTTTCCACCAtacttttttgtatggaccattcatatatttgttattcatgtccCCTTGTCtctttttccagactaaataaatctagttgttttaatctttcctcataactgaaacCCTctgtaccccttatcatttttgtggctcttccttgcaccctcttcagctccagggcctcctttttatggaccggagcccagaactggacagcatattcctgaGGGtcaataccacttttgatacatgacaagatcctactggctttagaggcagctgactgacattttgctgttatttaatctatgatctactcACCCAGGTTcttaacaagggactctcccagatttactcccccaaggacatatgttataCGTGGATtcttagcccccaggtgcataaccttacatttatccgcACTGAACCTCAGTTGCCAAGTAGATGACCAAacacagtttgtccaagtcaccctgcagcctatagcATTAATAATGTGCCCATTGTCTTTGCCGGTGGAAGGATCACCAAGTGTGGACTGTCCCCATAAAGTTAACTTGCTgtgtgctgatacttgtagttctaccCATGTGTTTTGTACTCTGTTTATATATAACATATGAGAGAATTATCTATTGTGTGTATTGTTTGGCTTGTGTGCCCTTAGGCAATTCAATCTAAAATTTAACCCTTATTGCTCTTATATCTCAATCCACGAATCCCCACATCCGTGTCTCGGTTGAATATATGCTACAAGGTTGGCTTCTCACCCGATATAATCCCGTTACAGACCAGGTTTATATCAAATAAGAGCTAGAGGCGGCCTCCTGggctgataaggttctgtttcactaaGGCGAGTGACAGGTCTCtgagccattcagggttgtgagcTAGTATTGTGCCATATctggaggttgtgtggacaactatAACTCACTTCCTGCACCTCACAGAGTACAGGGAGTGTCTAGAAGAACGAAATTTGACCTTGTGTAATCCTCAGGGCTCCAAAAACGTCACACTGCCATTGCAGGCTTGATGTGGTGCTGTTGATTTATTAAGAAGAAAACCATTTGCAGTCTCAGAAATTGGTCCCACACTGATCAGATCATCCTCATCAACAGGATAGGAGATGACAATCAAACTTGGCGTAACCCCTTTCACCAAGGGTCTTGGCATTTAGGTGTACACTAACAGTATCACGTCCCAACATGAGCTCTGTTCTCCTCTACTACACTATAGCTGGACCATCCTCCATTGCTTCACAGGTCATAAGCTGTGTAATGGAAATAATTAGTCGCTTCACTGGGATCCAGATTCTAGTTGGTGAAGAACATACACCTTGATAccacagcattgtgaatgtgaCCTTATATGTGGAACACCAGCCCCATTAACCCCCTAGACCACCGCGCTACAAGGCTGTGGCTTCCTCTGACTCGTCTTGTAGAAGAACCAGTTGAAGTCCTGGTGATGACTTCTTAGCTGACTTTCTGAAGGTTTCCTGTTACGTGGGCGATGAAACATctgaggagatgaatccctgaGAAATGGAGAGAGCTGGAAGAGAAGATTACAATATAAGAACCAATGAGTCTCTAATAACATCCTGATCACAGGTCTTCGGTCCTACTACCTGGGTCATTCCACCAGGAGCCAGGATAGGACTCAGGCTCCATGTGCATGGCTACAAGAGATCCACATTACCTGACTATGAAAGGTTGTGGGAAGCAGCCCTGCGTCTGAGACTTGATAAATTCATGAATCTGCATGTACTGCGTGACCAAGACAGCCGGCCGGGATCTGTCCATCTTTGTCATGACCATCTGCAGAAAACAAACGTCCTGTATTAGTGACATCTTAAATGAATTTTGCTAAGAAAGTTGTGTTAAAACAACCTTGGACCAACTTCCTGTggcagtgatagcgaaccttttagggactgagtgccaaaactacaggcAAAAGCCATATatatttcacaaagtgccaaatgccaatttaaactcacaggtttcaaaacgtattggtgtcctcaggagaccaatacagtagaaagaaggagaaattcagattattattgtaggttCCATCTAAGACACAGGCCATCACAAACCCCGAGAagggactacaatgataatccagctctgtccacacccaCTTGAGTATTGAGTCCTTAATgctgacctttgtgctgggtgatggcctgggtgcccacagagagggctcggagtaccacctctggcacccatgccataggttcgccaccactgtcctatgggGTATCAGTCTGTTACTGGTGACCATGGCCAGTGTGTGGCAGCCTACCAGTGACTTCTGTAGCCATGAATGTTACGTCCGTGACTAAATTATTCAAACAGCTCTTCTCCTGCTATTCTAGAAACAATCCATCCCATGTGTCCTACGCTCAGTACATAACTTCCTGTATTTCCTTTCCTGTAGACTATTCCTTACATCACTAGTTGGAGATAATAAACATTATCTTAAAATCTTGACTGAACACACCCAGTCCATGTGTATAGGACAGCTTTtctggcagggtcggctccaggtatcagtaggcccctgcgcgacagagcctcagtgggcccctttacagtgaactcatatAGTGAcataaaaaaattcagaaaataaaACTTACTCTTCCCTAAAAAAAATCCCTAGTATAtcctaccaaacagccccctcatggttatttactATAAAGCCCCCTCCCTTCCTACGGACTCATTGGATACAGCCTCCCTCACTCCTATTGATTCCTTATgtgagctctgggccctggctctTGCCCTGTTCTCAAGGGTTAGTAACAAGCAGACAACAAGCTGACCCTCCCACAGATGGAGAAAAGCAGATAAAACAAgatatacagtgactgctttaTCTGCTATAAAAGTTCTAGTTACAAGGGCAATCAGCCCAGCTACAGCAGTTATTCTGACAATAATTGGTTGATATTTAATGCTTTATCAATTATATGACAGTCAGGATACTCACTGGATGCTGCACATCTGAATACTGATGCTGTCATTTACCAATTCCTTCCTATATCCTAGCACCCTGTGGCCAAAAGGCCCTGACCGATGCTGTAGGTAGAAATCCTGTGTCTAAGTGACGCGGTTAGCTCTCGTGACCATGCGCACTGTCTTTCTATCATCTGTTTTACACAGTAAACGTTGCTTCCGGATGGACTGAACTTACAGCATAAGGAATTCCAAactcctcacacatctctatAGCGATAAGATCCGCTTCCTGAATCCCGATCGACCCGTCCACCAGCAGGAATGTTCTTTTTAGGCTGaaagataaaaaacaaaaaaaaaaaaacacaccttcCAATCTGATCCAAATGTGAAGACTGGAGTACAGGCCGGTCCTCTATGGCCACACACTACATACTTGCGTCGCTCCTGTATATAGGCTTCCACCATTTCTGTGAAGTCCTCAGGGGCTCTATAGCCGTAGCCCGGCATGTCCACCAGAGTGAAGGCTTTTCCCACtttgaaaaagttcattttctttgTGTGGCCCTTATCAAACGATATAGAAAGGAAATCTATAACTGGGCAGTATGCGGGCCGATCATACAATTCACAATCTCGAGTGTGGACTTACCGGAGTTTTGGAGACTCTCACTTCAATTCCTGGAACTAGAGCAAACAAGGCCTTGATCAGAGAGGATTTCCCCACATTACTTCTCCCTATGAAGCAGACCTGGAGAGATACGGACATGGGACTGACAACAGGAAGGATGGCGGGTATCATAATACAGTATATTAGGACCCTGTACCCCAAGCTCTTCCTATCTAGGCCCTTTATATTGTGCCAACGTTTAGAAGTCCTTTTAGTATAAACTATTGTGTACATATGGAATAACACTACTATATTGCATTGCTACTATTGCATTGTTTAGCACTTTTCCCTTCCGCAGGCTCTATCATTAAATCTCAGTTGTCTCAGAGCCGGTAGGTGGAAACTAATAGTTGCAGAAGCTTCTGTCTCTCTCACCCGCCTCCTTCCTCGACTCCTATGTCGATACGTAATCTGGGACTTTCCTGAGCCAAGCGCTTGTTTTGGTCTCCTATTCAGAGAGTATGTCTGTATAGAGTCTCATGCACACCACCTTGTGCTCAGCCTGGCTGGGACACAGGTGTGGCACGAGGTTGGGTGGAGGTGAGCGCTTCTTATGTCTCCATTCTCCATAGGAGTCTGGTGGGCACAAATCCGCAGATCCTATCACTTGCAGCCACAGTGCATTGAAACCCAATGATTGGTTGTCATAGACTACAATGGTGGACGTGACCTGGTGCGGCCACCCttacagtcatgtgcatggggctgagGAGCAAAATGAGGAAAAGAACCTGATAAGCAGCGAAAGAAACACTTTCCTTCGATTAGACATGACAAAGTTTCACTATTTGTAGTATTTATTTCAAGTATTTGCTTAACTTACGTATAAAGGTTTGGTTACATTTGTCAGTTGCAGACACCTCCCGTTTAGAAGTCAGTGGCCATGGACCTGACATGGGAGGTAACCAGAACAGAAGGGGTCAGGTAAGCTGATTATTTATTTCTAATGTATAGTCATGGTTTGTTTTCTGGGCAGACGGCTGCTTTAAAAAGGATCCATGCACAAGGTTGGGACCCATAAAACTCCAAACTGTCTTCATGTAGCTGGGGATTTGGGTCCCAAAGCTCTGCAGGACCTTACAGCTGCCGGTGCTGTGCTCCTGAGAACATGGCAGGGCTCTAGTGACTAGCACACACTCCAGATCCTGGCACGTGTAGTGGGTTCAGGGGGGATTCACCAGACGCCTATCATCTTTTCTCTCTAGAATCTCGCAAACATGTCATCCCAAAAAAAGGTTTGGGGCCCTATATCCAGCTCCACGGAGACATGCTGGTgatttaggccgcggtcacacgtaccgctaggcgtctgttcctaacgcgacgctagcgctcagggggcggtccttggcccgaacgcacatgcatttccagagaaacacatgcgatcggcttatcaatcgcatgcgtttccctggaaacgcatgtgcgttcgggccgaggacctccccctgtgcgctaacgtcgcgttatgacggacgtgtgaccgcggcctcagggcTTTAAGGAACATATTGGTTGATAACTACAATACCTCACCTCTGGCTGCTGCAGCTCGGGTGTATGATCCATCCTGATAGCAGAGGTGACAAAGTCAATGACATGTTTAGCAGTCGGCCTAAATAGACTCTCAGCGGTGGTTATTTCCTCGATTGTCGGATCAAAAAGTCTGAAGTTACTACGGTCAATGTCCGGGCTCAGTAGTTTCTCCAGGTCCCTCGTGGGATAGACAACGCTGTTACACTTCTTCTCCTGCAGCTTCAGCACAGTCTGGATAGAAGCTAAACTTGTATTATTTCTCAGCAGCGGTCGCCATACTGGAAAACATGCGGCGAGCAGACGGCTGCTCCCTAATATAGTCCACATCTCAGCAGGAGACTGCCTGGAACAAAAGAAGACAATTTCAGTGCCCGtggctgagggcgcgttcacactttgCGTTTAGGTTGCGTTTGAAACGGATTGCAACAGCCATTGAGAggcgatttgcccaattacattactgtttacatttgttaacacacaCGTAACAAAATTCATGTGTTAAGgcattaacatcacgtttacgatgcattttgtaaacgcaaatgttaacagtaatgtaattaagcgaatcacctctcctcagctgttgtaatgagtttcacacacaatgaaaacgcaggccaaaacgcaacgtgtgaacgcgtcctAAGGGTGGAGAGGAAATGGTTTCATATACTCCCCCTACATATTAGAAGAACTGCCAAAGGAAACCAGAAAATACTCTACCGGGCTGTCCTAGGAAACTAAAAATGGCCAAATATCAGGAAACCGAGGGCTCCCGAGTCCTGAACATGGATTGGATTATGTCTTGCACTCTAACACAATGCGAGTGGAATACGTTTTTCAGTGATCCATAGCTATGGAAAACATAGATCACACGGGTGAAAAACTGACATGGTGAACAAATTCTGACAAAataactgatggaaaagtgccaCTTTTTTCTGCTTGTGTGAAAGGACCCTTTCACTTGTTCAGTGAAATGCTGCAAGCGCCTCCCAAAATGGGCGATCCTGACTTTGATCAGCAGGATAGAGCGCAgcctgttaggccccttccacacttggttgcagatcatgtcagagtctgatcagggtgcgatcagggtttggtcagtgaaaaactgacaattTGCATCGgacttcaatcagttttcagtcagagtttgttcagtgtctcagtttttcacgcgcaatttcaatgcatttttaacaCACAGGTAAAAGGACtcgggactgagctctatcttttctacggcaattgatgcgtgaaaaacgcattgcacttgcgttggacttgcaagtgtctcagagtgcaatgcgtttttgatgcgtctccatagacttctttggtgcgtttttcacacgcgtgacattcaaaagtaaagcatgctgagatttaaacgtgcgtaaaaaaaaatgcaagtctgaaaagacccattgactacaatgggtcagagtgcaatgcaagttctgcgcatcaaaagcgcacgtgaaaaacgcaagtgtgaaaggggccttagtttaCTTCTGCTGCCCTTTCACAGGAGCGTTACTGAAATTATCAAAATtccatgtggggaaaaaaatttggCATCAGATTTcaatcagttttctgtcagattttggtAAGTGCGTCCGTTATTAACGTCATTTTTGTGTCAGAATttcatccatttttcacagtgaaAATGCATATGTATTATAGCAAAGCTCCTCTCGTTGTAGTTCCTGATGcagtcaaaatgcattaaaaaagcaATGTGTGAACACTGACTTGATTGGAGGGATTTatttgggggtggggggtctGACATGAAGTAGACGTTATACAAGTTCCAGAAATACTATAATGCGTTACTGTAGCATTTTCATTACCTTAACAACGCAATGTTTACAgactgtaaatgcaatgttagcgTATTGTAAACGCGGAGTACGAAGAAACGCCCACTCAGCAGTGCGATTATAAACCAACAGGATATAATGGGTCAATCACCTATATTTAGTACACATTTGCTTTTGAGATTCTTTCATATGGCAGTCTTATTAACAACACATTATAATGTACAATTCCTTTAATTTGTTATTATTGATAAAGTTTCAGGATTATGTGACCAGCAATAAAGACATTATTTATGGTTTTTCCAGCACttccctatagtaaccaatcactttGCTGCTTTCATTTCTCTGGCATAAAAGCTTGATTTTGATTGGTGGCTCTGTGACATCTGTATGTCATGTGACTTGGCGCTTTCATCCTGTACCTCTCACCCGAGGTACAGAGACAGCGACCGCCACGTGACCTATTTGCCCCTGTCTAGTGACCCTCTCCTCTGCCCCATCCCCGCACGTGACTCACTCTGACCACCGCTCTCCACGGACCCCTGCAGCGTGTCCCAAGACTCCACATTTCAGGTCACATTGCCAATGCTTCACGGTGTCAATAAAGTTATTCTAACTAGAGCTACATGCGGTTGTGTTCCAAGCCTCGATGAGGATGATACTTTTAACCAATCAATAATCAAGGAAAAATTTACGCCATTTGATTGGTCCTCCCTCATTAGCCAAATAAGGTGACGTTGTCTACTGTTAGCCAATCTACTTAGAGCAAGTACAAACAATAGAGAGCTCTCAGATCCTGTGACCGTTGTCCCCTACATGGGAGCCATTTTCGATAAGCTCATTCTTGTTAAAGTACAATGTTATTTTGTCTTCAAAAACATGTCTGCTGGCCCCGGAAAAGAAGGACAATTGGCACATAGGTGGTTTGTCTTGTTGTAGAGAAGCTGAGTGATGTGGACGAAGATAATGTGCGCCAGCTGAGTGTGTGGAAGAAATGAAGTGACAGTGTAGACGGCTGgacctctgtatacagtatgtggaggggacaggagatgctgggacttgtagtattgatggcaggggatgctgggaattgtagtacTGATGACAggagatgctgggacttgtagtactgatGGCAGGAGATGCTGGAACTTGTAGTATTgatggcaggggatgctgggacttgtagtactgatGACAGGAGATGCCGGAACATGTAGTACTGATGGTAGGagatgctggtacttgtagtacttaagacaggggatgctgggacttgtattACTGAATAGCAGGGACGCTGGGACTTATGACAGGAGATGCTGGAAAGTGTAGTACTAATAACAGGAGATGCTGGGACTTATGACAGGAGATGCAGGAACCTGTAGTACTAATAACAggagatgctgggacttgtagtacttaagacaggggatgctgggacttgtagtactgaaTAGCAGAGATGCTGGGACTTCTCGTACTGAATAGCagagatgctgggacttctgacaggagatgctgggacttctgacaggagatgctgggacttctgacaggagatgctgggacttctgacaggagatgctgggacttgtagtgctaataacaggagatgctgggacttgtagtactgatGATAggagatgctgggacttgtagtactgatGATAggaaatgctgggacttgtagtactgatggcaggagatgctgggacatgtagtacTAATAACAggagatgctgggacttgtagtactgacGACAGGAGatgatgggacttgtagtactaataacaggagatgctgggacttgtagtactgatgacaggagatgctgggacatgtagtactgatgacaggagatgctgggacttgtgacaggagatgctgggacttgtagtactgaatagcagagatgctgggacttgtagtactgacGACAGGAGatgatgggacttgtagtgctaataacaggagatgctgggacttgtagtactgatgacaggagatgctgggacatgtagtacTGATGACAGGAGAtgttgggacttgtagtactgatgacaggagatgctgggacttgtgacaggagatgctgggacttgtagtactgaatagcagagatgctgggacttgtagtactgatGACAGGAGATCCCGGGACTTGTAGTACTGAATAGCAGAGATGCTGGAACATGTAGTACTGATGAGTggagatgctgggacttgtagtactgatGACAGGAgatcctgggacttgtagtactgatgacaggagatgctgggacatgtagtactgatgacaggagatgctgggacttgtagtactaataacaggagatgctgggacttgtagtactgatGAGTggagatgctgggacttgta includes:
- the GTPBP8 gene encoding GTP-binding protein 8; amino-acid sequence: MWTILGSSRLLAACFPVWRPLLRNNTSLASIQTVLKLQEKKCNSVVYPTRDLEKLLSPDIDRSNFRLFDPTIEEITTAESLFRPTAKHVIDFVTSAIRMDHTPELQQPEVCFIGRSNVGKSSLIKALFALVPGIEVRVSKTPGHTKKMNFFKVGKAFTLVDMPGYGYRAPEDFTEMVEAYIQERRNLKRTFLLVDGSIGIQEADLIAIEMCEEFGIPYAMVMTKMDRSRPAVLVTQYMQIHEFIKSQTQGCFPQPFIVSSLHFSGIHLLRCFIAHVTGNLQKVS